The sequence below is a genomic window from Lolium perenne isolate Kyuss_39 chromosome 4, Kyuss_2.0, whole genome shotgun sequence.
GTGTTGAGCCCCCGGGCAAGGCCGTGGACGGCTGTGCCGTAGCTACGGTTGCCGATCCCAATGCAGCCGAAGAGCAGCAGCCCGCCCTGCCGGTACGGCAGGTACGTCCGCCGCCGCATCTCCTCAGCCTCGGCCCTCCTCGCCTCGTAGAGCCTCTCGTGCGCCGACCTCCGCCGGCCCCTCCCTGTCCCtctccccctcgccgccgccggcgacggTGATGGCGATAGAGAAGGAGTTGCAGGAGAAGGAGATGAGCTCCTCTTCGGCGTTGCGGAGAAAGCTGGGGGAGCCGGAGCGGAAGGGTGCTGGTTGTCCTTGCCGCCGTCGGACTTGCTCCGGTGGAGGAGATCCTTGATGAAGCCCCACCGGCGGGAGCCCctcgaggaagaggacgacgcgGACGAAGCGGTggacgatgacgacgaggagcGCGAAGCCGGGGGCGTCGCGGTCGGCTCGACGGACTCGGActccggcggcggcgctggagacggTGACCTCCAGTGGGCGCGGAACGGGGAGAGCGAGCGAGACTTTCGGTGCACGGACCggctccggaagcggccacgctcgcctgcctccgccgccgcctgagAAGATGGCGAGGACGCGTCGTCGGCGAGCGAAGCCTGGTGGGGCTGGTGTGGCTGGAGCAGCATCGCGGAGAGGCGGACGGGGCGGATCTGGCCGTTGTGGAAGAGCTCGTCGGCGGACGACATGGCCGCGGCCGAGGGCGACGGGAAGCgggaggagaagtcgaagtcgaagTCGAGGCCGCCGCAGACGAAGTCCTTGCTGCTGGCGCCGCGGGTGGGGCTGGCCGGCGCGCTGAAGAAGCACGCGGCGTGGTGGTGGCCGGAGAAGGGGTCCCGGGTGGGGCTGGACGGCGCGCTGACGAACGGCGTGGAGCAGGCGCtgtccgcgccgccgcccgcgaGCGGGTCGTCGCCGGGGGAGGCGGCATGGTCGGCGTCTGAGGCTGCGACGGCGGCGGACATTGCGGTGTGCGGTGGTGGTGGGTTGGTGCGCGCGGCGAAGTGGTGCGAGCGAGGAGTGTGGTGGGTACTGGGAAGAGTGGGGTGGTGGTGCGAGTTTTTAACTGCTGGGTGAGTTTTGCGATTCAGGCCCTTTTGTTTCGGAGAATCGTGGCTTCGTTCGATGTTTTGCTGTGCTCGCGGGTGTGGCGGTGATAAAGTGGTATTTTCAAGGTTTCTTGGGAAGAAAGAGATACTCTTTCTTTCTGGTACGATGGGATCTGGTTCTCTCTCTTGGTTTGCGCAATTGCATTGCAGGATGGTCCTCGTCGATTTATTTGTTTTTTCCCACACGACGGATGGTCCAGCACCTCATTTATCAAACTCTCATTGCCAGATGGGCCCGGCAGAATCCCATGGAATTTCCGTAGCGGCGGCGAAAGCCATTGCCACGCCTTGTCAGATCATTTTTAATCGGAAACCTTTACGCAATTTCTTAATCGGCCTTTATTTTTGTATATAGCGGCGCCGTAATTAAAAAAAAAGGCATTACACCTAGTCTCTTCCAGTTAAGAAGCATACAGCCGTAACAGCTTCAAACAAATGCATGTAACTATCATGTATAGCCTATGAGAACGGTGGACCAATCCCTAGATCACACTGCATAAAAATATTTCTCGTAGTATGCTTCAACTGTATAGATATTTTTATAAAATAGAGAAAaaattaaaaatcttgtcatttcttctTAGCCAAAATGACCGAATAACGATAAACACTCCCACCGTAATAAAAATTGTAAACCCAGAATCAATACCGTGCAACAAGTCGGTAAATATATTTTCAACATTACGTGGCGATACAACATAGAAGCTATTTGGATGGTTGATCGTATAGATCTTGCAAAATTACACTTAAAAAATAAGtccttaggctggtgccaacgcgggagAGAGCGGGGGCGGTACCGTCCAGCGCGGGGCGGGAGAGAGGCGGGAGGCGGGCGAGACGAGAGGGAGGGGCGACGGCGGGGGCGCCCGGCGCTATCGCCGCTCCCGCCCGGCTGCCGCCCGCGTTGGCGGCGAGAGCGGGGCGGGAGGGAGGCGGGAGCGGGGCGAGAGCGTTGGCACAGCGACGCGGACGAGGCGAGAGGTAGGAGACGACCTGGCCGGgcagtttttattttattttctttccttCTTTTATTCTTTAAatcgctttattttattttctttccttCTTTTAGGCTACCAAATTGATTCAAACAAACTTTGGAAAGTTTGTAATCTAACCAGTATGATTTTCGGTCACTAATGATTACTCTTTCAGTTCAAAATACAAACACAAGTACACACTTGTCATATAGGCTATttagaaaaacaagaaacataatttgtatttttattaattattatgtaatcgGTAAAAAAATGGAGTGAAATAACTTAATGTGAaaaagaaatggtgatgtggaggagagagaagtgagagatggcactatagcccgtgcattGGCAACGTGggatgagagtggggtgagagtggggtgagagtgggggaaaaagctgacgtggcgggtgagagtgaggtgaggcattggcaccagccttatttgtctcatcatgatgacaaaaTATAAACTTTGTAGTCTTGTGACGGTTGAGTTTTAAAAAGGTTGTCTTCGATGAGGATTACTCCTCCATAAAGATACCATGCAAATATTTTTGTCTTAAGTGGTATCTTTATTTTACAAAAATTTATTACCAACCTGCACCTCTGACTACACTAGTGCTCTGTATATGGAGTCCACTGTGAATTTACCACTTTATGTAGGTTCTAACAAAATTCTTTGAACCTTTGCGTTCGTTGAACCATGCCAATCGTTGGCAAAGCATTTCATGATGCAAACCTACGACCTACTAAATTCCTTGAAAACACCACACTTGGTGGAGGGAACTCGAACACCGTAGCGATGTATCAGTCTTGTGACTCACAATGTTGTGAGAGCTAGATATTATTTCCGGAATCTAGCATTACCTATCCACTTTCCTCCCACAATCTAATTTATAAGCCATCTTTAATTTTAGGTGATCCAAATCGATAGAAGTGTTTCTTCATTTCCATTAGACCGACCCAGAAATGCAAGTTCCTAGTTTTATGATAGACTTGGAAATATGCCTGTGAGCCTATGTATTTTTATTTTAGAAGGGTTTTCCCCACTCATCTTCGGTAAGGAGCTTGCAAAGCCATTTCCCTAGAAACGCATTACTTTTAACCTCAAGGTCATGAATACTAGCCCCTCTTTATCTTTGGATAGCCAAACCACACTCCATCTATCCATTCCATGCTTCTTTTTTCTCACCGTCTCCTTGCCAAATGAATCTTGATAAGAAATAATCCAACCTATGTAGAACTCCTTTAGGTAGCTTGCAAACCATTCTAGGATGCAAGGCTGGGGTCAACTAAAATCCTCGAAAACATCACATTTGGTGGAGGGAACTTCAACACCGTAGCGATGTATCAGCCTTGTGACGAACAATATTGTTAGAGCTGATATTATTCCTGGAGTGTAGCATTATCCAGTCCCTTTTCCTCCATAATCTAAATTATGAGCCATCTTTAATTTTAGATGATCCAAATCGGAAAAAatatttcttcattttcattaggCCGGTCCGGAAATGCAAGTTCCCAGTTTTATGATAGACTTGGTACAATGCATGCTAGTctatgttttttgttttttgaacGGTTTGCCCCATCCATCTTCGGTAAGGAGCTTGTAAAGCCATCTTCCTAGAAAGAAGCAATACTCTTAACCTCAAGGTCATGAATACTAGTCCTTCTTAATCTTTGGATACGCAAATCGCACTCCGTTTATCCATTCTATACTTTGTTCTCATTGTCTTCTTGTCCAATGAATCCTAATCAGAAATAATACAACCTATGGAGTGTTTATTTAGGTACCCGGAAGAAAAATCATATACAATACTATAGTATTTAGTACCAAATTTTTGAGAACTAATTTTGCGTCTTTGGAGTGTTGGACGTGAGTGGGTGACTACTGGCTTGGTTGCCACTGGCGGCAGGCCCTAGAGGGAAAAGAGGAGGGCATATGCGGATGCACTTGTTGTCACTGCTGAGTGCTGATACATTGCGAACTTAAATTTTGGCAGCTAATGTGTCGCCGTGGAGAGCTTAGTAAATATTTTGCtactaaaaatgaatttcaattgATGAAGTTAGtccgtttaaaaaaaaaaaaatcgagcCATTGGGCTGAAGTTTTGGATCCGTCTGTCCACGCAAACCAAAACATGACATAAAAGTATTACATTGCATACTAAACAAATTTGAAGCATAAAGAATCATCCGTGAGAGACAAAGTTTTGGTAACCCGCTAACAATAAGCAGACATCGTCTCTTCTTCTATTGCTGCTGCTTATCCTGTTCTTCTGCTTGATCATGTCTTGACAGGCTCAACGCACTTCCTTGGAGTACTGGTCACAGCATGCGAGCCAGCACCGTATCCTCCTCGTTTCATCGACAAGATCTTGTGCCAACAAGCCGAGTCGAAAGCTCCGGTTCTTCGGGCAGGCAGCTCAACCAAAGCCCAAAGGCAACGCGACAAACCGGGAGCGAGAGGAGCATGTCTGGAGGCTGTGATCGGAGTGAAGCGGCAGGTGGCGCGCACTTTGTTGCCGGTGCACCGTAGGCGGCGGGCGCTGGATACGAGAGGCCGGCAAGCTCCCCATGCTCCGGCTCGCACTGCTGCAAACCTGCATGCACCACCACAACTAGGCACGAGGTGCGTGCGTGGATACATCGTCACAGGCAGCATCCTGGAGTAATTCCCAGCTGCGCCTGCGAGGTCTTGGTGTGCCTTCATTATTCCTTCCTGCCTGCCTGTGCCGTTGCCTGTCACATCCTTCCTCGTCTCGAGGCCATAAATCCAGTCGTTACATGATCACACCGAGCCCATGAGCGTAGCAGCAACACGAGCATTGCTGGTTTCGAATTCCCTGCCCTTGTCATCGCTCCCTTGCATCGGACAGGGACAAGAACGTTCATCTGAACCGTAATCCAACGGTGGGCCTCCTCATTAGCATCGCCCCTGTGTTCGATCTATTTCAAACATAAAATATAAATATTTCTGTTTTAGTCTATTTGGAATGGGCCAGGACACAAATACAGCTCCTTCCTTTCGCTTGTCTATGTAGGTTGGGGGCCAACCTAGCGCCAAACCCATCTGATACACGTTGGCCTTTTATCCATCTTTCCCCCCATTTTAACCAATTGACCAATATATGAATGAAGGAGgtcacaaaaaaaatgaaaatagtgCAAATAAATCACCACTAATTATGAAATGACATAGTTCACACGCAATAGTACCGAATCAAAGTGCAAAAttaaagatatatatgtgatgacGCACCAGGTTGACGGATGATCATTTGCTTCTTATCGAACCAAGCATGGTTTACCGCGTCCATGAGCCTCAACTCGGTGGACATGATTCGGTTATCCTCGGCGAGTAATTTGGCCAATGAAGCTAGCACACGTGGCGTGGAATGATCCAATAGAAATCTTTATGTCAATAGAGGCGGTCTCGCGGTCGCGGACTTGACCGAGCTTGTCGACGAGATGCCGCCAGCAACGGCCTTGGAATCTCGAGCACCTTGTCCTTGATTGGGAGGAGGGTATGGGCTGTGGTTTGGGaggtaagtactccctcttgcctAAAATATGTTGCATATAAGGTTTGGTCAAAGTCAAATTTCATAAAGTTTTGTCATCTATATTGATAAAAATGTAAACATATAAAACAAAAGAATAATGTTTTTAGAattgtcatgaaatatattttcatattatatgcatttgTCATAGTAGGTCTTTGTATTATTATCTATATTTTTGGTTTACACAGTTTAACTTGCACGAAAAATTATGCGCCACATAAAATAGGCAGGAGGGAGTATTCCAGCTTTACCTTGGCCTGCAAGACAAGGAGGAGCTCATTTTTTTCTTGGATGACGGCGACGACGACTGCCGCCGAGCACTGCACTTCTTGGTCTGAATTGCCCTCTCCTTCGGCGTCAATTCTTTCTTTGGTGCCTTCATCTTTCCCTTGCGGCCGGTGGCGGTGGGGGTGATGGGGGCGGTAGGGACGAGGACCATGGCGCCGATGGCTTCTTCCATTGCaggttaagagcatctccagccacgtcttccaaagggatttggggcgcgtcgAACGAAAAAATGTTCCCAGCCGCGTGCATCAAAGCCTCTTTTTGTCCGACGTGGCCAATACGGTGTCcaacgccccgagcccgtccccgctacacagggcaCGCTCTGGGCACGCCGACACAACGAAATGCGAGGCGAGGAGACGCGGGTCCAACGCGTCAGCGGGTCAGgagcctaaaaccccgtcgcctacctttggtcaagcgacattAATGGCGTCCTAGATTTCCCAGGCAACGCAGGGACGCTTCTCATCCTGCATGGACGCGTGACTATCCGCGCTGGCGTTTGTTACGTCCAACACCCCATTGCCGCTTCGCCTGCCGCCGCTCTACATTAAGAGCGTCCCTGCTTCATTCCCCATCCCAATCTTTCGCCACTCCAACCTCTCGCCGCTCCCAAATCTCCTCTCCCTAGCCAATGtcatcgtcctcccgcaagatcgccgcggcagcctcaccgtggtagaggcgtgggcgctgtaccgcgTGGGATATCCCGTCCTGCCGGACATGcgtctgccaagcagcggcgcgtGGAGGATGCCCGTCAATGGCATAGGCGtcccgccgccaccgtcgccgggCATGGAACGCTTGAGGGACGCGATCAGGGCCCAGCGGTCTCGCCTCACTGCCGAGGAGCGGGCTTATCCAACTTGGGCGGCAACCGGCAACGACGCCTAGTGGGTCACCTACTTCCAGGCGTAGCACGATGATGacgtgtaatacacacgttcgttgggaaccccaagaggaaggtatgatgcgcacagcagcaagttttccctcagaaagaaaccaaggtttatcgaaccaggagaagccaagaagcacgttgaaggttgatggcggcgggatgtagtgcggcgcaacaccagggattccggcgccaacgtggaacctgcacaacacaaccaaagtactttgccccaacgaaacagtgaggttgtcaatctcaccggcttgctgtaagaaaggattaaccgtattgtgtggaagatgattgtttgcagaaaacagtagaacaattgcagtagattgtatgcgatgtaaagaataggaccggggtccacagttcactagaggtgtctctcccataagataaatagcatgttgggtgaacaaattactgtcaggcaattgacaaattgagagggcataacaatgcacatacatgatatgatgagtattgtgagatttaattgggcattacgacaaagtacatagaccgctatccagcatgcatctatgcctaaaaagtccaccttcaggttatcatccgaaccccttccagtattaagttgcaaaacaacagacaattgcattaagtatggtgtgtaatgtaatcaataactacatcctcggacatagcatcaatgttttatccctagtggcaacagcacatccacaaccttagaactttctgtcactatcctgcatttaatggaggcatgaacccactatcgagcataaatactccctcttggagttaagagtaaaaacttggccagagcctctactaataacggagagcatgcaagatcataaacaacacataggtaatagattgataatcaacataacatagtattctctatccatcggatcccgacaaacacaacatatagaattacagatagatgatcttgatcatgttaggcagctcacaagatccgacaatgaagcacataaggagaagacaaccatctagctactgctatggacccatagtccaggggtgaactactcactcatcactccggaggcgatcatggcggtgaagagtcctccgggagatgattcccctctccggcagggtgccggaggtgatctccagaatcccccgagatgggattggcggcgacggcgtctcagtaaggttttccgtatcgtggctctcggtactgggggtttcgcgacggaggctttaagtaggcggaagggcaacgcggggggccacacgagggccccacacgccagggccgcgcggcctagggctgggccgcgccgccctgttgtggcggcgcctcgtggccccacttcctttcccctcggtcttctggaagcttcctgcAAAAATAGGGAccacgggcgttgatttcgtccaattccgagaatatttcctttgtaggatttctgaaaccaaaaacagagaaaacaaagaatcggctcttcggcatcttgttaataggttagtgccggaaaatgcataaatacgacatataatgtgtataaaacatgtagatatcatcaataatgtggcatggaacataagaaattatcgatacgttggagacgtatcagcatccccaagcttagttcctgctcgtcccgagcaggtaaacgataacaaagataatttctggagtgacatgccatcataaccttgatcatactattgtaagcatatgtaatgaatgcagcgatcaaaacaatggtaatgacatgagtaaacaactgaatcataaagcaaagacttttcatgaatagtacttcaagacaagcatcaataagtcttgcataagagttaactcataaagcaataaattaaagtaaagatattgaagcaacacaaaggaagattaagtttcagcggttgctttcaacttataacatgtatatctcatggatattgtcaatgtaaagtaatataacaagtgcaatatgcaagtatgtagcaatcaatgcacagttcacacaagtgtttgcttcttgaggtggagagagataggtgaactgactcaacataaaagtaaaagaaaggtccttcaaagaggaaagcatcgattgctatatttgtgctagagcttttattt
It includes:
- the LOC127294468 gene encoding uncharacterized protein; translation: MSAAVAASDADHAASPGDDPLAGGGADSACSTPFVSAPSSPTRDPFSGHHHAACFFSAPASPTRGASSKDFVCGGLDFDFDFSSRFPSPSAAAMSSADELFHNGQIRPVRLSAMLLQPHQPHQASLADDASSPSSQAAAEAGERGRFRSRSVHRKSRSLSPFRAHWRSPSPAPPPESESVEPTATPPASRSSSSSSTASSASSSSSRGSRRWGFIKDLLHRSKSDGGKDNQHPSAPAPPAFSATPKRSSSPSPATPSLSPSPSPAAARGRGTGRGRRRSAHERLYEARRAEAEEMRRRTYLPYRQGGLLLFGCIGIGNRSYGTAVHGLARGLNTAAAVSTRS